The genomic window GTGGATCGCATGCTGCGCGTCATGGCGCGCGCCGCGCCGGACGAGGCCCTCCCCGCCGTCCACGGCTCGAACGCCACGTGGCTCACCGACGACGAGGCGCGCCATCTCATCGAGGCCTTCCACCGGCTCCAGGAGCTCGTTCCCGACTTCGCCGAGCGGCGCTCCGACCCGTCGACGCGCCCGGAGGTCTCCCACCTGTACGAGTTCGTCGGCTGGCTCCTCCCGGTGGAGGACGAGTTGTGGACCAGGCACTGCTGCGGATCCCCGCCTACTCCCGGTGGCTCGCAGGACGCTGCCTGAACTGGTTCGGCGACACGGTCATGGTGCTCGTCCTGAGCATGTGGACCAAGCGGCTGACTGGCTCGAGCTCGCAGGCGGGGCTCACGATGGCGCTTCCCATGGCGCCCACGCTCGTGGCTCCGGCCTCGGGCCTCCTCGTCGATCGCTTCCCGCGGCACACCGCCATCGTCATCGGGAACACGGTCTCCGCGATCGCGCTGCTGCCGTTGGTTCGCGTGCGCACCCCGGGGGACGTGTGGATCATCTGGGGCGTCGCCGTCCTTTACGGCACCTCCGGGGCCATCCTCCCCTCGGCGTCCTCGGCCCTGCAGCGCAGCATCGTCCCCGACGACCTCCTGGCCGACGCGCAGGGCGTCCAGCAGAGCGTCGCGACGGTCCTCCAGCTCATCGCACCGATCGCCGGGGCCGCGCTGTACACCGCGTGGGGCGGAGCGGGCCCCAATATCCTCGCCGCAGCGTCGTTCATCGCCGGGGCCATGGTGTTCACGCGGTTCCGGGAGCCGCCTGCGCAGGCGCGACGCGGCGAGGACACGAACCTCTAGTCGGAGATGTCCGCCGGGACCCGCCACGTCCTGCGCACGAAACCACTGCTCGACGCCGTCGTCGCGCTATGGATCGTGGAAGCTGTCGCAGGGCTGCTCGATGGGGCCATGTACTCGGTCACCGACACCTTCCACCGCCCGGCGACCTGGGCGACCTCCGTCGCGGCGGCGCAGAGCGTCGGGATGATCGTCGGCGCGCTCGGATCGGCGAGCCTGGCCCGGCTGGCGGGCGAGCGCCGTGCCATGACGGTGGGTCTGGCGTCCTCCGCGCTCGGCGCATGCGCCGCCGCCCCCACGATCTGGGTGTTCCTCGTGATCGTCACGGTGCTCAGCACGATGCTCCCGGTGGTGCTCGTCGCATCCGGGACCCTGCAGCAGCGCCTCACTCCAGCCGCCCTCATGGGCCGGGTGTTGACCGCCGTCACCCCCTGTTCACGATCGCATCGGTCGCCTCGATGGCGGCGGGGGCGCTGCTCGTCCAGTACTGGAGCTTCCGTGAGATGTACCCCGTAGTCGGCGCCGGCTGCCTGATCGCTGCCGGCTACCTGCTCGTGACGGGTCCCCGCACGCACTCGTAGACGACGTCGTCGTGATCGCCCCACGCGGACCTCACGGTCTCGACGGGGACGAAGCCCGAGGCCCCGAGGACCCGTCGGCTGGCGACGTTCTCCACGTGGACGCGCGTCGAGACCGCGTCGAGCCCCAGGCCGGTGAACGCCAACGCGACCACTGCGCGCAGGGCCCGCCGGGCAACGTGCTCGCCGCGGCGCTCCGGGTGGACGAAGTACGAGACGTTCCAGGCGCCGTCGTCGAGCTTGAGATCGATGCCGCCGACCAGGGCCTCCCCATCGCGGATCGCCCAGGTGAAGGAGTCCTCCTCCTGCTCGTCGACCAGGCTGCCGCGGCAGTCGCGGCAGCGCTCGACGGTAGGGCGCCCGGGCCAGCCGAACCAGCGGGCGCACACCTCGTCCTGGACGTCGGCCCACGCCGCGGCGTCATCGACCACGGGAGGTGAGAGGACGAGGCCCTCGGCTCGGAGCACGGGCTGTTCCACGCGCGCGAGTCTAGGGGCAGCGCGAGCGCTCCGCGGGTCGCCGCCCATCTCGCCGGCCTCCCGTCGAGCCCCCTACGCAGCAAATCCGGCCCATCCGTGCGACGGTGGTGCCATGACACGCGACACGGTCCTGCTCGACGTCGACGGCACTCTCATCGACTCCACCTACCACTGCGCCATCGCCTGGGCGAAGGCCTTCGAGACGTGCGGCATGCAGCCGCCGTTGTGGCGCATCCACCGAGCCATCGGCATGGGCGGCGACCAACTCGTCGAGCACGTGACCGACGAGCGCGTGGAGGACGAGCACGGGGACGCGCTGCGCGAGGCCTGGGAGGACGCCTACCGCCCGATGCTGGAGGAGGTCCGGGCGTTCGACGGGGTCCGTGAGCTCGTCGACCTGCTTCACGAACGGGGGATGAGGGTGGCCCTGGCCACCAGCTCGAACAGCGAGTTCGCCGACCGTGCGCTCGAGACGATCGGGATGCGGGCCGACGACTTCGACTCCCTGACGACGTCCTCCGACGCCGACGCCTCCAAGCCCGAGCCCGACATCCTCGCCTCCGCCCTCGAGAAGGCCGGGGGTACCGGTGCTCTGCTCGTTGGCGACAGCACGTGGGACATCGAGGCGGCGAGGCGCCTCGGCGCTCCCTGTGTCGCGGTGCGCACCGGCGGCTTCGGCGTCGACGAGCTGACGGAAGCGGGAGCCGTCCTCGTCGTCGACGCGGTCGGAGACCTGCTCGACGCCGACTGGGACGAGCTCCTGCACACCGACCCGCACTGATCCTTGGCGGTACCCCAGACCCCGTGGTCAACGCGACGACGGCGGTGCGCCCCGATCGCTCGGGACGCACCGCCGTCGTGGGACCTGCGTACGCGCGGCTCAGGCCTCGATGTAGACGACCTGCGTGCGGGTGTACTCGTACAGGCCGTGCTTGCCGTCGGCGCCGCCGATGCCGGAGCGGCGGGTGCCGGCGTGGAAGCCCTGCATGGCCTCGAAGTTCTCGCGGTTGACGTAGGTCTAGCCGAAGTCGATCTCCCGCACGCCCTTCATCGTGGCCGCGAGCGAGCTCGTGTAGAGCGAGGACGTGAGGCCGAACTCGGAGTCGTTGGCCTTGGCGATGGCCTCGTCGAAGTCGTCGACGACGACGATCGGCAGGACCGGGTCGAAGACCTCCTCCTGGATGATCTCGGAGTCCTGCGTCATGCAGGTGAGGACGGTGCGCTCGTAGAGGGCGCCCTTGTCGCGGTCGGCGCGCTTGCCGCCCGTGACGACGGTGGCGCCCGCGGCCTTGGCGCGCTCGACCATGTCGTCGATGCGCTCGACGGCGTCCAGGTTGATGAGGGCGCCCATGTCGAGGTTCTTGTCGACCTGCGGGTCGCCGTACCGGGTGGCCGCCATCGCCTTGGACATCTTGTCGATAAACTCGTCGGCGACGCCGCGGGTGACGTAGACGCGCTCGGCGTTGTTGCAGACCTGGCCCGAGTTGATGACGCGCGAGCCGTGGATCGCCTTGACGGCGAGGTCGATGTCGGCGTCGTCGAGGACGATGGCCGGGGCCTTGCCGCCCAGCTCGAGGGACACCTTCGTGACGTTGCGGGTGGCGGCGGACATGATCTTCTCGCCGACCGGGACCGAGCCGGTGAAGGAGACGAGGTCGGCCTTCGGGTGACCGGCGAGGTGACCGCCGACGGAGCCGGAGGCTGACAGCATGTTGAACAAGCCCTTGGGCAGGCCGAGGTCCGCCGCCATCCGCGCGAGCTGCATCGCGTTGATCGGGGTGTCGCTGGCCGGCTTGATGACCGCCGTGTTGCCGGTGACGAGCGCCGGGGCGAGCTTGCGGGCGATGAGGAAGAACGGGAAGTTCCAGGGCAGGATGCCGACGGCGACGCCCAGCGGCTTGCGCAGGAGCAGGATCCGCTCGTTGGGGCGGTCGGACTCGATGACCTCGCCCTCGATGCGCAGGGCCCAGCCGGCGGTGTACTCGAGGTAGTCGGCGGTGAAGTCGACCTCGACGGCGGCGAGCTCGGGCGTCTTGGACTGCTCGGCGATGAGGGTGTCGATGAACATCTGCCGGTTGGCGCGCACGCCGCCGGCCATGCGCCCCACGTAGCCGGCGCGCTCGGAGGCCGGGGTCAGCGCCCACTCCCTGCGGGCCTCCCACGCGGCCCGCATCGCGTCGTCGGCGTCCTGCTAGGTGGCGCCCGGGACGGTGGCGATCTGCTCGCCGGTCGCCGGGTTGTAGACCGGCAGTCCCTCGCTGCTGCCGCGGAACTCGGCCGCGACGTCGTTCTTGTAGTCGAGATCGGCCATGCTGCTCTCCCTTGAGGTCTGTTGACTCCACCGCGCTCCGCGACGACGCGGAGCCCGGCGCACCTCGAGCGACCCCGTCCGATTCCTTTGCGGCTCCAGGCTGAGTCGTTTCAAGCACCGGGACAAGTTCCCTGCACCACACGCGGTCGCGCCAGAGGCGGCCGCGCTCCGTTCAGAGCCTGTCGAGCCGACTACCGTCAGCGCATGGACCTCACCCTGCGCCCGCCGACGCCCGACGACGAGGCCGCCTGCCGCCGCCTGCACGAGCAGCTCACCGCCGAGGGCTTCTCCTTCCTCCTCGCGGACGGCACCTGGGACGAGATCCTCGAGACCGTCCGCAAGGAGCACGAAGGCGTGAGGCTGCGCCCGCGTCACGTGCGCTCGGACTTCCTCCTCGCCGAGGTCGACGGGGAGGTCGTCGGACGGGTCTCCATCCGCTACGGGCTCACCGACTGGCTGCGCCGCTTCGGCGGCAACGTCGGCTACACGGTCGGGCCGGAGTTCCGGCGCCGCGGCTACGCCCACGAGATGCTGCGTCAGTCCGTCGAGCTCCTCGCGGCCGACGGCGCCGACCGCGTGCTGGTCACCTGCGACGACTCCAACGCCGCCTCGGCCGCGACCATCGAGTCCTGCGGCGGGGTGCTCGAGAACGTCGTCGACCACGAGGACGGGCCGCGCCGCCGGTACTGGATCGCCCCGGACGTCTGCGCGGGCATCGAGGGCTGGCGGAGGCGTGGCATCCGCTTCCTCACGGAGCCGGGCGCCGTGGAGGCCTCGCAGGTCGAGGGTCTGTTCCTCGGGTGGCCGACGCCGCCCTCGGCGGAGCAGCTCATCGCCGTCATGGACGGCTCCTACCGGCGCGTCTGGGCGCTGGAGGGGGACCGCGTCGTCGGCTACGTCAACGCGATCAGCGACGGCGTCCTCAACGCCTTCATCCCCTGGCTCGAGGTCCGCCCCGACCACCAGGGAGCGGGACTCGGCACCGAGCTGCTGCGCCGGATGGTCACCCAGCTCGACGGCATGTACGCCATCGACCTGTGCTGCGACCCCGAGCTCGTGCCCTACTACGAGCAGCGCGGATTCTGGCCGCTCGCCGGCGCCGGGATGCGCAACCCGGCCGTCCTGCAGGGCGCGCGACCAGCCGAGGCCTGACGGCTGTCCACGAGGACGCCTCAGGAGGCACGGCGCGCGGGACCCGAGACGCACCCAGGCCCCTGACCTGCGGGAACGCGACGACGACTATCGGGACGACGGCTCTGAGGCGCCCTCGTGGACAGCTCGCCCTAGCCCCGGGCGCTGGAGACGCACTCCCCAGGCGCGCAGGCGCCACACGCCCGGCTCCAGGCACGGGATGACGGCCCGTCCGGCGTCGTCCTCATAGCCCCACAGGAGGCGCAGCGCGCTCACGCGGCCGCCTGCGCGCAGCAGCGCGTCCACGTCGGCGACCGCGGCGCTGCGCTCGGCGACGCGGACGACGTCGATGCCCGTCACCTCCGCGCTGAGACCGTCCGGACCGTTGGGCAGGCGCACCTCGACCGCGGCGCCCGACCGGCTCATGAGCGCGTGGACGCTCCCCCGTCGTCGGTGGACGAGCGCGTCCGCGAGCGCCTCGGTCGCCCCAGCGGCGCCGTGGTGGTGCAGGCCGGGGTCGCCGAGCGTGAGCCGGGCCGGCCTGTAGGTGGCGAGGAAGGCCGGGACGCGGCAGGCGCTCAGCTCGGCGTCGGACATGAGGAGCAGGCCGTCGCCCGGGTCCGCGGTGGCCCGGACAGATGCGGGTCGGAGCTCGGTACGGGCCGCCGTCGGCCAGGAGCTGGTACTCATGGCCGGAAAGGTAGGGAGAGCTCCTGGGCCCCCGCTGCGAACCCACCCAGGCGGCGCTGGTGACGGCGGTCGACGCCCCGGATAGCCTCGGGATCATGCGAGAGCTCAGCTGGGGCGGCGTCCCCAACCTGCGCGACCTGGGCGGTCTGCCCACGACTGATATGTAGGGGTTTCCTGTCAAGTGGCAGGGTGAAGAGGGGGCATCCACTGGCCGGTGGGTGCCCCCTCTTCGGCGTTGGCCGGTGGGGTGGGGGTGGCGTGTCTGGTGTCGACGCGTGGTCAGTCTGATATGCGCGGGTCTGTGTGCCGCATGACGCTGGTTTCGGTGGGAGGAGCTGGCTTGTCTGAGGTCGAGCGTGCCCTTGGGGGTGCTCACAGTCGAATCGCCGGTGTCCTCCTCACGCTGCTTCCCCTCTGGGCCCTGGTGGTGCCGGTCAGCGCGGTCTGTGGGCGTTCTAGTGGTCCATGACGGCCAGGGACCAGCACCAGCCTGCGAGCTCCCGGGCGATGGCGGTGTTGGCGATCGTGTGACGTTTGTGGTGGCTGGCCAGGGTCTGCCAGCGCCTGTTCAGGCGCCTGTTGCCGGTGTCGGCCCGGGTGGCGACGTCCCCGGGGACCTTGGCCCATGCGGCTCGCAGGGCGGGGCCGGGGCGGTAGGGGCTCTTGTGCTGCCAGGCGGCTTCGGTCAGGAGACGTCGGGCGTGGGTGTTGCCGGTCTTGGTGATGCCGCCCTGGGTGCGGGTCTGGCCCGAGGAGTGCTCGCAGGGGACCAGTCCGAGGTAGGAGGCGATGGTCGCGCCGGTGAAGCGGTGCCAGTCGCCGATCTCGACGGCGAGGGCGAAGCCGGTCAGTGTGGAGATGCCTCTCAGGCAGGACAGGCGGGCGGTGACGGGGGTGAACTCACTGTCGGCGGCCAGGGCGGCGATGGCGGTATCGAGGCGGTCGCGTCGTGCCAGGGTGTGGGTGACGGTGTCGTAGGCGTCGTCGAAGGCCGCGGTGGCGCCGGCGCCCAGGGCGGGGACGTCCTCGCGGCGCAGTGCGCGCAGCCAAGCGTCGTGGGCGGGTCCCCAGGTGGTCTTGCCGGGGTAGACCCATCCGCGGCGCAGCAGCATCTTGGACAGGCGGTGGCGGGCGGCCATGAGGTCGGTGCGGGCGTCGTCGCGGGATCGCACCAGGTCGCGGGCGCCCTCCTGGGCCAGGGTAGGGATGCGCACGGGCGTGATCGTGCCGTTCAGGGCGCACTCGGCCAGGAACATCGCGTCGGTGCGGTCGGTCTTGACCCGCTGTCCGGCGGGGCGGGCCAGCTTCGAGGGTGCGGCGACCTGCACCCGGTGGCCCGCGGCGGTCAGCTCGCGGGCCAGTCCGAAGCCGGTGGGGCCTGCCTCGTAGGTGATCAGCAGTGGTCCGTGCTCGGCGGCCAGGCGTGAGGCCAGGTCGATGGTGTGGCTGTACTCGCCGTCCAGGCGGCGTTGGATCACCTCGCCGGTGAGGGTATCGATGGCGGCGGCACTCACGCTGCGGGCGTGAACGTCCAGCCCCAGGCTTGTACGCTCAGTAATCACCAGGGTCTCCTATGCATGTCGGCACCCCGCAGCGGTCCCCTAACGACCGCCTCGGTGGTGATCCACGAAGGTTGCATACGCGAGGCCCTGGCCCACAAGACCACGACGGCCTCGCGCACCCCCATAGCGTCTGACGGCGGGACCACTGCCTTCGACCGCGTGGCCCGCGGGCCGCGCCGCGAGATGCTCGACGCGGCCGGCTGGGAGGCGGCCCGGGCGTGGGGGCTCCGGACCGTCATCGACCTGCGGTGCGCCTACGAGGTCGGCCCCCGCGACGGTGACCCCGGCGCGGTACCGCCCGACGGCGTGACGGTCGTGCCGACGCCCCTGGAGGACCACGAGGACGCCGAGTTCCGCCGCGTCTGCTTCCCGGTCCTGGACTCCCCCGAGTACTGGGAGCACAACCTGCGCATCCTGCCGGGCCTCGTGCGGGGTGCGCTCGAGGCCTTGGCGACCGCCGAGCCGGGGGTCCTCGTCCACTGCTCGGCGGGACGCGACCGCACGGGCCTCGTGTCCGCCCTGCTGCTGTCAGTGGCGGGCGTCCCACCGGAGGCCGTCGCCGAGGACTACGCCCTGTCGGTCCGCGCGATGGCGGGGACGGCGACGCACGCGCCGACCCATGACCGGCAGCAGGCGTGGTCGCCGGCGCAGGTCTCGGCCTGGCTGGAGGAGGTGCGCCCGATCGTCATCCGCTTCGCGGAGCGGGTGCCGGAGTACCTGGACCGGATCGGCCTGGCGGCCGAGCACCGTCGGACAGTCCGCGCCCTGCTGCGATAGCGCACGACCCAGCTAGAAGTACTGATCGTCCGCATCATCCGAGCCGGAGCAGGGCGACGCACGTGTCGAGCATGAAGGCGTGCGCCCCGCTGTCGCCGACGACGCTGACGAAGACGACCATCGACGTGCGCCAACACACAAGTTACCTTGGAGTCATGGACGACCCGCTGATCGCCCCTTCCGCCTTCAAGCACGGTCTGACCGAGGACGAGATCCTTCACGCCTACCGGCACCCGGTCCGCGCCTGGGACATCGGCGACGGGTTCACCATGATCATCGGCCCGAATCGAGCAGCACTCATTCTCGAGGTCGGGTACGTCCAGGGCACGACGACCGTCGTCGTCCACGCGATGCACGCCCGCGAGAAGTTCATGAGGTGATCACCATGCCCCGTACCGTTGAGGAGATCCTCGCTCACGCCGACGAGCTCGCCGTGCGATTCGAGGACTACGACCCCACCGCCGGCGAAGAGCTCGACGTGGCGGCGATGACCGCCCTTCGCACCGCCGTCGCCGAGCAGGCGACCGCCGAGCGCCACGTCATCACCGCCGTCGCCGACGCACGCCGCTCGGGAATGTCCTGGGCTGCCGTCGGGGACCTCGTCGGAACGACCGGCGAAGCCGCCCGGCAGCGCTATCAGCGCCTCATCGCGTGACCACCATGCGCCCCGACACGACCCTCGTCCCCGAGCTGGCCGTTACCGACCTCGCCGCCTCACTCATCTTCTGGCGCGACCTCATCGGCTTCACGGTCTCCTACGACCGCCCCGAGGAGGGCTTCGCCTACCTCGTGCACGGCGACGCGCACCTCATGCTCGACCAGATCGGCCTCGGCCGGACCTGGCGCACGGGCCCGTTCGAGGCGCCCCTGGGCCGCGGCATCAACCTGCAGCTCGCCGTCGACCACCTGGACACGATCCTCCAGCGTCTCGACGGCGCCGACGTCGGCCTGTTCATGGAAGCCGAGGAGCGGTGGTACGCCGTCGGGCCGGAGCAGGAGGCGGGCGTGCGCCAGGCACTCGTCCAGGACCCGGACGGGTACCTGCTCCGGCTGCAGGAGGGCCTCGGCTTCCGCGCACCCGGGAAGGCCGTCGAGGTCGCCGTCGCGGCGATCGTCGATGACGGGAGGATTCTCCTCGTCCACCGCCGGCCGGGGCGGGCGAGCTACCCGGACTGCTGGGACCTGCCCGGCGGGCACCTCGAGCCAGGCGAGTCCCCCGAGGACGCCGTGAGGCGCAAGTGCCGCGAGGAGCTGGGCATCACCCTCGACGGCGTCGACCCTCTCGCCCTGCCGGGCTCGGACCCGGCCCTCGTCAAGCACGCCTTCGCCGCCGTCTCCTGGCGGGGCACCCCGACGAACACGGCGCCCGACGAGCACGACGGACTCGCCTGGTTCACCGCCGACGACCTCGACGCGCTCACCCTCGCCGACCACGCGGACCTCGCGCCGCTGCGGGGGCTCCTCGGCTCGCAGCCTCACGTCGACGACTGACAGGACGACGACGAGGAGGGCTGAGTCGCGCGGGCGGAGCCGTCAACGACCGAACGGGCCGCAGCTACCCAGCCCACCAGGAGGGATGACACGATGTGGACCATGCAGCCTCCCGCTCTCGTGGCCCTGCCCGCGGGCTCCGTCACCCTGCGCGACGCCCGCCGCGGTACCACGCGCGAGGTCGCCCTCGACGCCTTCGAGATCGCCGTCCACCCCCTCCACGACCCGGCCACCGGTCTGCCGACGACGCCGCTGACCTGGTTCGCCTCGGTCCGCCTGTGCAACGAGCTCTCCGTGCAGGCCCGACTCCGCCCCGCCTACACGGTCGGGGAGGACGCGCGCCGCGTCACCTGGGACACCGCCTCCGAGGGCTACCGCCTGCCGACCGAGGCCGAGTGGGAGTACGCCTGCCGCGCCGGCACCACCACGCCCACGTACGACACGCTCGAGCGCGCGGCCTGGACCAGCCTCGACCACGTCGACGGCCCCCAGCCCGTCGGGCGGAAGAGCCTGAACGCGTGGGGCCTGGCGGACACGCTCGGCAACGTCTGGGAGTGGTGCTGGGACTACGCCGACCCGGCGCGCTACGCCGACTACCGCAGCCTGCGCGGCGGCGGGTGGGCCGACGAGCCGTGGAGCGTGCGCGCCTCGGTGCGACGCGGGAGCGCCCCGGACGCCGTCCTCGAGGACGTCGGCGTGCGCGTCGCGCGCGGCGCCGTCGGGGAGCCCGGCGAGGCGCAGGGCTGGTCGCACCACGAGGACCAGCGCCGCGCCGACGTCCGCGGGCCGCTCCCCGTCGGCTGGACGCCGCTGCGCGAGATCCTGGACTGACCGCGGCCCCGGTCACACCCCACCGGAGACCGAACCCGGCACGAGGTCCCGCCGGCGCACCACGACGGCGCCGAGCACCGCCCCAAGGACGGAGAGCGCGACGAGCCAGACGCTCCCCGCACGCCCCGCCTGAGCCAACGGGGCGTTCCGCAGGACGTCGTCGGGCAGGTCCAGGGTCGCGCCGAGCTGGGCGACGCCGAGCGCGCCGAGCACCGGCAGCCACGCCAGCGGCGCGTACCGCGGCCGGATCGCGCAGAGCAGCGCCGCGACCCCGGCGGCAGCCGCCGCAGCGGGCACCTGCCCGAGGAAGAGGCGGACGGCGTCGGCCCAGGCGGTCCCGAGCTCGTGGTGGCCGACGGCGCCCGCGACGGCCGCGGACAGGACAAGGCTGAGACCACTCGCACCGACCGCCGTCGCCCACGCGGAGCCGAGGATCCGTGCCGGCGGGGCGCCCGCCGCGCGCTCGAGCTCGAGGCGCCCACCGCGCTCGTCGGCGGCGTAGCGGCACACGAGGACGACCGCCTCCACGGCGGCGAGCGCGCCGGCGAGAACACCGACGTAGCGCAGGAAGCCGAGACCCGGATCGCCTCCGCCCAGGACCGCCCCGAGGGATCCGCCGTCCACCCCGCCGCGCCGCGCCATGTCGACGACACCGCGCCCCATCGCGACGAGCAGCCCGGAGACGCCGGCCGTCGCGAGCGCCCAAGCGGCAGCCGATGAGAGCGCGAGCCGCACGGTGAGGCCGAGCGGACCGCCCACACGCAGCGGTCGGCGCCGTCGTCGCGGCAGCCCGACGAGCCCGGACCCGAGGTCGCGCCTCCGCGCCGCCAGCGCTCCGGCCGTTCCGAGCAGGACGGTGCCCGCGGCGGCGACGGCCAGGGGCACGAGGTCGTCGCCCGCACCGGCCCCGACCGCCGGCCGCAGAGCGAAGGGCGAGAGCGCACCCCACGGGGTCGCCCACGCGCTCCCGTGGGCGACGCGCACGCCGTAGCCCGCCCAGGCGACGGCGAGGACGAGCGCACCGGCTCCGCGCGCCGCGGGCGCCGTCGGCACGAGCTGCGCCACCAGGACCGCGGTCGCGGCGCACAGGGCGCTCGTCCCCGCGAGCGCCCCGCCGTAGGTGCTCGCGTAGTTCGGGGCGAGCAGCGCCGCGACGGCGCCGACCGCCACCGGCAGGGCGAGGAGCCAGGGCCTCTCGTCACGGGCGGCGATCCTCACGGCCGTGGCGAGTCCGCGTGCGCCGCTCATCGGGCGCTCACCGCGTAGTGGCGCAGGAAGAGGTCGTCGAGCGAGGGCGGTGCGCACGTGACCTCCGTGGCGCCGGCGTCGAGGACGGCGCGCAGGACCCGGGGCACGTCCTCGGCGGGCACGGCAGCCCGGAGCGTGCCGCCGGGATCCTGGTGGACGGACTCCGATGGAAATGAGCGCAGTGCCCGCAGCACGGCACCGTCGTCACCGGGAGCAGGGCGGAGGGTGAGCGTGGAGGTGCGCCGGCGCCGCAGGTCCGCCAGCGCCCCGGTCTCCACGGTGCGGCCGTCCTTGACGATGGTGACGGCGCTGCACAGGCGCTCCACCTCCTCCAGGACGTGGCTGGACAGGAGGACGGTGGCGCCGTCGTCGCGGGCCCGACCGACGGCGGAGACGAGGACCTCCTGCTGGAGCGGGTCGAGGCCGGAGTTGGGCTCGTCCAGGATGAGGAGCTCCACGGGCGCGGCCAGGGCGGCGACGAGGGCGACCTTCTGCCGGTTGCCCTTGGAGTAGGTGCGCACGGGCTTGGAGGGGTCGAGGCTGAAGGCCTCGATGAGCTCGGCCTCGTGAGCCCGGTCGCGAGCCCCGCGCAGGGCGGCGACGGCGTCGAGGGTCTGGGCGCCGGTGAGGGCGGGCCACAGGGCTACGTCGCCGGCGACGTAGCCGACGCGGCGGTTGATGGCGGTCGCCTCCCGAGCCGGGTCGGCGCCGAGGACGCGGACCGTGCCGCCGTCGCGGCGGTACATGCCGAGCAGGACGCGGATGGTCGTGGACTTGCCGGCTCCGTTGGGGCCGAGGAAGCCGTGGACGCTGCCGGCCGCGACGCGCAGGTCGAGACCGTCGAGGGCGCGCAGCCGCCCGAAGCGCTTGGTGAGGCCGGTGACCTCGATGGAGGGAGCCCCGGGCGCGGGGAGGGTCGATGTGCTCATGGCCCGAGGCTCGGCTGTGACGCCGTGTCGCAGGCAACCCCCGGCGGCTCACTCCTCGCGCCAGCGCTCCACGAGCTCGGTGAAGCGGGCGGCGACGGCGGGGGCGATGCGCTCGTAGTGGGGGTCCACCTGCCCGACGAGCCGGTAGAGGGAGGCGACGACGTCCATGTCGACGCCGTGGGCGAGCTCGCGCAGGCGCTCCGGCGGCAGGCGGCGCTCGAGCCGGCCGGTGATCCACCGGGCCTGGACGTCGATCTGCTCGTCGGTGGCGTCAGCGGAGTCTCGGCCGTAGGAGGCGAGGGACTCGGCGTCCTCCTCCACCTCGGCGGCGTCCGGGAAGAGGTGGACGGCCTCGGGCGGCATGAGGTCGCGGTAGCAGGCGAGGTCGACGACGTC from Actinomyces radicidentis includes these protein-coding regions:
- a CDS encoding HAD family hydrolase, producing the protein MTRDTVLLDVDGTLIDSTYHCAIAWAKAFETCGMQPPLWRIHRAIGMGGDQLVEHVTDERVEDEHGDALREAWEDAYRPMLEEVRAFDGVRELVDLLHERGMRVALATSSNSEFADRALETIGMRADDFDSLTTSSDADASKPEPDILASALEKAGGTGALLVGDSTWDIEAARRLGAPCVAVRTGGFGVDELTEAGAVLVVDAVGDLLDADWDELLHTDPH
- a CDS encoding iron-containing alcohol dehydrogenase, with the translated sequence MDRMLRVMARAAPDEALPAVHGSNATWLTDDEARHLIEAFHRLQELVPDFAERRSDPSTRPEVSHLYEFVGWLLPVEDELWTRHCCGSPPTPGGSQDAA
- a CDS encoding GNAT family N-acetyltransferase, encoding MDLTLRPPTPDDEAACRRLHEQLTAEGFSFLLADGTWDEILETVRKEHEGVRLRPRHVRSDFLLAEVDGEVVGRVSIRYGLTDWLRRFGGNVGYTVGPEFRRRGYAHEMLRQSVELLAADGADRVLVTCDDSNAASAATIESCGGVLENVVDHEDGPRRRYWIAPDVCAGIEGWRRRGIRFLTEPGAVEASQVEGLFLGWPTPPSAEQLIAVMDGSYRRVWALEGDRVVGYVNAISDGVLNAFIPWLEVRPDHQGAGLGTELLRRMVTQLDGMYAIDLCCDPELVPYYEQRGFWPLAGAGMRNPAVLQGARPAEA
- a CDS encoding formylglycine-generating enzyme family protein, which translates into the protein MQPPALVALPAGSVTLRDARRGTTREVALDAFEIAVHPLHDPATGLPTTPLTWFASVRLCNELSVQARLRPAYTVGEDARRVTWDTASEGYRLPTEAEWEYACRAGTTTPTYDTLERAAWTSLDHVDGPQPVGRKSLNAWGLADTLGNVWEWCWDYADPARYADYRSLRGGGWADEPWSVRASVRRGSAPDAVLEDVGVRVARGAVGEPGEAQGWSHHEDQRRADVRGPLPVGWTPLREILD
- a CDS encoding IS110 family transposase; the protein is MITERTSLGLDVHARSVSAAAIDTLTGEVIQRRLDGEYSHTIDLASRLAAEHGPLLITYEAGPTGFGLARELTAAGHRVQVAAPSKLARPAGQRVKTDRTDAMFLAECALNGTITPVRIPTLAQEGARDLVRSRDDARTDLMAARHRLSKMLLRRGWVYPGKTTWGPAHDAWLRALRREDVPALGAGATAAFDDAYDTVTHTLARRDRLDTAIAALAADSEFTPVTARLSCLRGISTLTGFALAVEIGDWHRFTGATIASYLGLVPCEHSSGQTRTQGGITKTGNTHARRLLTEAAWQHKSPYRPGPALRAAWAKVPGDVATRADTGNRRLNRRWQTLASHHKRHTIANTAIARELAGWCWSLAVMDH
- a CDS encoding MFS transporter, which produces MDQALLRIPAYSRWLAGRCLNWFGDTVMVLVLSMWTKRLTGSSSQAGLTMALPMAPTLVAPASGLLVDRFPRHTAIVIGNTVSAIALLPLVRVRTPGDVWIIWGVAVLYGTSGAILPSASSALQRSIVPDDLLADAQGVQQSVATVLQLIAPIAGAALYTAWGGAGPNILAAASFIAGAMVFTRFREPPAQARRGEDTNL
- a CDS encoding GNAT family N-acetyltransferase, giving the protein MEQPVLRAEGLVLSPPVVDDAAAWADVQDEVCARWFGWPGRPTVERCRDCRGSLVDEQEEDSFTWAIRDGEALVGGIDLKLDDGAWNVSYFVHPERRGEHVARRALRAVVALAFTGLGLDAVSTRVHVENVASRRVLGASGFVPVETVRSAWGDHDDVVYECVRGPVTSR
- a CDS encoding NUDIX domain-containing protein, whose product is MRPDTTLVPELAVTDLAASLIFWRDLIGFTVSYDRPEEGFAYLVHGDAHLMLDQIGLGRTWRTGPFEAPLGRGINLQLAVDHLDTILQRLDGADVGLFMEAEERWYAVGPEQEAGVRQALVQDPDGYLLRLQEGLGFRAPGKAVEVAVAAIVDDGRILLVHRRPGRASYPDCWDLPGGHLEPGESPEDAVRRKCREELGITLDGVDPLALPGSDPALVKHAFAAVSWRGTPTNTAPDEHDGLAWFTADDLDALTLADHADLAPLRGLLGSQPHVDD
- a CDS encoding tyrosine-protein phosphatase; protein product: MVIHEGCIREALAHKTTTASRTPIASDGGTTAFDRVARGPRREMLDAAGWEAARAWGLRTVIDLRCAYEVGPRDGDPGAVPPDGVTVVPTPLEDHEDAEFRRVCFPVLDSPEYWEHNLRILPGLVRGALEALATAEPGVLVHCSAGRDRTGLVSALLLSVAGVPPEAVAEDYALSVRAMAGTATHAPTHDRQQAWSPAQVSAWLEEVRPIVIRFAERVPEYLDRIGLAAEHRRTVRALLR